A single window of Chitinophaga sp. XS-30 DNA harbors:
- a CDS encoding DUF6443 domain-containing protein: MHKISYCILQWLLTTLLAILNLIVYSQTPGGPARPSATPVTQPSAYTNPTLNYIRTWEPSKPMTDPVAVISTANPVADVKQSTQYFDGLGRPLQTVSKGISPAGRDLVAPVVYDAFGREQFQYLPYVPQSGNMSDGLFKTSPFAGQAAFYNNKTSLHPGLMGDTIYYSRTDYEASPLNRVLSTYAPGNSWAKEGGNRPVKMDYLVNTAADSVRIWTMPTSGTIPTSTATYGAGQLYKNVTTDERGGKVVEYKDKEGQVVLKKVQLAASPGTAHAGWLCTYYVYDDLNNLRFVIPPLAVERINSNWNVSTVAAGLCFQYQYDHRQRMIEKRVPGAGPVQMVYDNRDRLVFTQDSAQRAKAPTKEWLVTFYDGLNRPVMTALYSSNATRAQLQDTMNTATGSSSQSYAVPGPTDLVLGQRVAGITSYKARNSITFQDGFESETGAEFLAEIDPTLTTGTTTVTVTNPLPDITGYEPLTYTYYDDYTYTGAKAYTAADTGKLPRVAAQYPEPLIASPMTRGMVTGRSTGAGD, encoded by the coding sequence ATGCACAAAATTAGTTATTGTATTCTTCAATGGCTGCTTACTACTTTATTGGCTATACTTAATTTGATCGTTTATTCCCAAACGCCCGGCGGCCCCGCCCGCCCTTCAGCTACCCCGGTAACGCAGCCCTCGGCCTATACAAACCCGACGCTCAACTACATCCGGACCTGGGAACCGAGCAAGCCGATGACCGACCCTGTTGCGGTGATCTCCACCGCCAATCCGGTAGCCGACGTAAAACAGTCCACCCAATATTTCGATGGCCTTGGCCGCCCCTTGCAAACGGTGAGCAAAGGCATCAGCCCTGCCGGGCGTGACCTGGTGGCGCCGGTGGTGTATGACGCCTTCGGGCGGGAACAGTTCCAATATTTGCCTTATGTGCCGCAGAGCGGCAATATGAGCGATGGGCTGTTCAAGACCTCGCCTTTCGCCGGACAGGCGGCTTTTTACAATAATAAAACATCACTGCACCCCGGGTTGATGGGGGACACGATATACTACAGCCGGACGGACTATGAAGCCTCACCCCTGAACCGGGTGCTGAGTACCTACGCCCCCGGCAACAGCTGGGCCAAGGAAGGTGGCAACCGCCCGGTGAAAATGGACTACCTGGTCAACACCGCAGCGGACTCGGTGCGGATCTGGACGATGCCCACCTCCGGCACGATCCCGACCTCCACGGCTACCTATGGCGCAGGACAGCTCTACAAGAATGTGACCACAGACGAGCGCGGCGGCAAGGTGGTGGAGTACAAAGACAAGGAAGGACAGGTAGTGCTGAAGAAAGTACAACTGGCCGCCAGTCCGGGCACCGCCCATGCAGGCTGGCTCTGCACCTATTACGTGTATGACGATCTGAACAACCTGCGCTTCGTGATCCCGCCGCTGGCGGTAGAACGGATCAACAGCAACTGGAACGTGTCCACGGTAGCGGCAGGCCTTTGCTTTCAGTACCAGTACGACCACCGGCAGCGGATGATCGAAAAACGGGTACCGGGCGCAGGGCCGGTGCAAATGGTCTATGACAACCGTGACCGGCTGGTGTTCACCCAGGACTCCGCCCAGCGGGCCAAAGCGCCCACGAAAGAATGGCTGGTGACCTTCTATGACGGGCTGAACCGCCCGGTGATGACGGCGCTGTATTCCTCCAATGCCACAAGAGCCCAGCTGCAAGACACGATGAACACGGCCACCGGCAGCAGCAGCCAGAGCTATGCGGTGCCGGGTCCAACGGACCTGGTGCTGGGCCAGCGGGTTGCGGGCATCACCAGCTACAAGGCGCGCAACAGCATCACCTTCCAGGATGGCTTCGAGAGCGAGACCGGGGCGGAGTTCCTGGCCGAGATCGACCCCACGCTGACCACCGGTACCACCACGGTGACGGTGACCAACCCTTTGCCTGATATCACCGGCTACGAGCCGCTGACCTA
- a CDS encoding tail fiber protein: protein MRYLICLFLFLFFGDGLKAQVTGSIFVDGDVDKFYPVTFYDGARSSNIATELEIGRTNVHTDSLWRGSIISKFRYHVTGWGNGSSFLDADIRQANPSNPTIKLFIGGWRDATVASSSGRIIIWMRGGGTTYYYNANAAVTPMVYDGVENALPYQEPGGPAHSFKTAIDGYVNVQGMSTSSAAYFNGTTASYFSGSLGIGSPTLFAGANNQGLHINKGDHSSIFLGDPMGVGYGGIVQTSDTRHRVFLGANLFDDPALSWRNPKAGKGAAGISIIADEGSLGTMIDFVTSTDGSYTRRMTILGNGNVGIGTATPGSYKLAVEGTIGARKVKVTQQTNWADFVFEPDYQLPSLQEVEAFVKKHKHLPDIPSAKEVAADGVDLGEMNRRLLQKVEEQMLYIIELNKKVAEQGRRIEQLAELGYLKTQ, encoded by the coding sequence ATGAGATATTTGATTTGTTTGTTCCTGTTCCTGTTTTTCGGCGATGGCCTCAAAGCTCAGGTTACCGGGTCGATCTTTGTGGATGGAGACGTTGACAAATTTTACCCGGTGACGTTCTATGATGGCGCCAGGAGCAGCAATATTGCCACCGAACTGGAAATTGGCCGTACAAATGTTCATACCGACAGCCTTTGGCGTGGCTCAATTATTTCGAAATTCAGGTATCACGTTACCGGATGGGGAAATGGTTCGAGTTTTCTCGATGCCGATATACGGCAGGCCAACCCCAGTAATCCTACGATAAAGTTGTTTATCGGTGGCTGGCGGGATGCAACAGTGGCCAGTTCTTCCGGGAGGATCATCATCTGGATGAGGGGAGGTGGAACCACATACTATTACAATGCCAATGCAGCCGTTACCCCCATGGTATATGACGGCGTAGAGAATGCCCTGCCCTACCAGGAGCCAGGCGGTCCCGCGCACAGCTTTAAAACAGCGATAGACGGTTATGTGAATGTACAGGGAATGTCCACCAGTAGTGCCGCTTATTTTAATGGTACTACCGCCAGTTATTTTAGTGGTAGTCTGGGCATTGGCTCTCCGACATTGTTCGCTGGCGCAAATAACCAGGGGCTACATATCAATAAAGGGGATCATTCTTCCATTTTTCTGGGAGACCCCATGGGAGTTGGGTATGGGGGGATTGTGCAGACATCGGATACCAGGCATCGGGTGTTCCTTGGTGCGAATCTCTTTGATGACCCTGCACTCAGCTGGCGCAACCCGAAAGCCGGGAAAGGTGCTGCAGGCATCAGTATCATAGCAGATGAAGGTTCATTGGGGACAATGATTGATTTTGTCACCAGTACAGACGGCAGCTATACACGTAGAATGACCATTCTCGGGAATGGCAACGTAGGCATTGGCACGGCAACTCCAGGCTCCTACAAACTCGCGGTGGAAGGAACCATAGGGGCACGAAAGGTCAAGGTGACGCAGCAGACCAACTGGGCAGACTTCGTGTTTGAGCCGGATTATCAGTTGCCTTCGTTGCAGGAGGTGGAGGCATTTGTCAAGAAACATAAACATCTGCCGGATATTCCATCGGCAAAGGAAGTGGCGGCGGATGGTGTGGATCTGGGGGAGATGAACAGGCGGTTGTTGCAGAAGGTGGAGGAGCAGATGTTGTATATTATTGAGTTGAATAAGAAGGTTGCAGAACAGGGGCGGCGTATTGAACAGTTAGCAGAATTGGGTTATCTCAAAACCCAGTGA